A segment of the Paracoccus suum genome:
CACCGGGGTTCCTTTGCCCGGATGGATGTTCTGCGCCGTCAGCACGACATACAGCTTGCCGTCCAGATCGACGACGTTGCCCTTGCGCAGGGTGGAGGCGATGACTTTCACGGGCGGCGTCCTTGTGGTCGGGGCCATCGCGCGCTAAGCGCGCGGCGCTGTGCGAATTGCTGCCGGGCTTAGCGCACCGCCAAGCAAATCGCCAGTAGGATGGGGCGAGAGGCCAAGAGGGCGCGCATGACGCAGGATCACTGGTGGCGGCCCGACCGCCATGCCGACCGTCGACCGGCGCTGATGGCACGTGGCCGCATCCAGGCCGCGATCCGCGCTTGGCTGGACGCCGAGGATTTTGTCGAGGTTGACCCGGCCGCGCTCGCCGTCAGTCCGGGCAACGAGGCGCATCTGCACGCCTTCGCGACCGACGCGCTGTCGGACGACGGAACCCCGCGGACGATGTATCTGCACACCTCGCCCGAATTCGCGATGAAAAAGCTGCTCGCGGGGGGTGAGACGCGGATCGCGGCCTTTGCCCATGTCTGGCGCAACCGCGAACGGGGCGTCCTGCACGCGCCCGAGTTCACGATGCTGGAATGGTATCGCGTCGGGGCGGACTACACCGCGCTGATGGACGACTGCGCGGCGCTGCTGCGGATGGCCGCGATGGCGGCGGGCAGCGATGTGCTGCGCTACCGCGATGCGGTCTGCGACCCCTTTGTGCCGCCGCAGCGGCTCTCGGTGGCCGAGGCCTTTGCTGAACACGCCGGCATCGACCTGCTGGCCAGTTGCGGTGCCGGCGGAACCACCGACCGCGACGCCCTCGCGGCCGAGATGCGCGCGGCAGGCCTGCGCTATGCCGAGGATGACACCTGGTCCGACATGGTCAGCCGTGTCCTGGTCGAGCGGGTCGAGCCGCGTCTGGGCCACGGCCGGGCAACGATCCTCGACCGCTATCCGGCGGCCGAGGCTGCCCTCGCACGCCCCGCCGCCGATGATCCACGCGTCGCTGAGCGGTTCGAGCTTTATGCCTGCGGGGTCGAGCTGGCGAACGGGTTTGGCGAGTTGACCGACCCCGCCGAACAGCGCCGCCGGTTCGAGGCCGAGATGGCCGAAAAGCAACGCGTCTACGGCCACCGCTACCCGCTGGACGAGGATTTTTTGGCTGCCCTCGCGCTGATGCCGCCGGCTTCGGGGATTGCCCTGGGGTTCGACCGGCTGGTGATGCTCGCCACCGCAGCGCCGAGCATCGATGCCGTCATGTGGACGCCGGTCGCCCGGGCGTAGCGGGCCGGTCCGCCCCTCAGCCGCCGGCGTATTTCGTATCCATGGCGTCGGTCATCGGCTTGCGTACCACGTCCTGGCGGACCTTGAAGGGCGCAACCAATCCGCTGGCCTCGCCCACGTCGCGGCCTTCCTTCAGCGCGGTCAGCGCCTGCGTCATGCCCTGCAGTGCCGCCTGCAGCGCGATATTGGCGTAGAGGACGAAGGCAAAGCCCATCTCGGCCAGTTCCGCCTGCGGCAGCAGCGGGGTGCGGCCGCCGACCACCAGGTTCACCAGCTGCGGCGCGTCCGCGTGGCGGCCGATGGCGCGCAGTTCGTCCACGCTTTCGGGAGCCTCGATGAAGAGGATGTCCGCACCCGCCTCGCGATAGGCGGATGCCCGGTCGAGCGCCGCGGCCATGCCCTCGACAGCGCGCGCGTCGGTGCGGGCCATGATCAGCGTGCGCGGGTCGCGCCGGCCGTCGCAGGCGGCGTGGATCTTGGCCACCATTTCCGAGGTCGGGACCACAGCCTTGCCGGTGAAATGCCCGCAGCGCTTGGGGCTGACCTGATCCTCCAACTGGATCGCGTTGGCGCCGGCGGCCTCGAGCGTGCGGACCGTGTGCCAGGTGTTCACCGCATTGCCAAAACCGGTATCGGCATCGACGATCAGCGGCAGGTCCACCGCCGCGCGGATGGCGGTCACATGGGCGGCCATGTCGGTCAGCCCCATGAAGCCGAGGTCCGGCAGCCCGAACCAGGTATTGGTGACCCCTGCGCCAGTGACATAGATCGCCTCGTAGCCCAGATCCTCGATCAGGCGGGCGGCGAGGGCGTTGGCGGCGCCCGGCATCAGCACGCCGCGCGGCTTGGCGATCATCTGGCCGAGGCGATCCGCGGGATCGGTGCGGCGGGTGGTCTGGGTCATCGGCGCTCCTCCAAGGCTGTGGCCGGGCTAGGCTGAACCCCGGGCCGGGTCAATCGGGGGCGCGACGCTCAGCGCAGGCCGAGGCCGGCGCGCATTGCCAGACGGCGCACCGCAGGCACGCCGTGCAGCAGGCCAAGCCCGGCCGCGCGCAGATCGCGCAGCGGCTGGGCATCCGCCATGCTGACCCGGTTCAGCAGATCGATTCCGCTCAAGCGCAACTGCCCCTCGGCCCGGCGACGGCGGTCATAGGTGGCAAGGCTTTCGGCGCTGCCCGGCGCGTCGCGCGACAGATCAAGCAACTCGCCCAGGTCCGCGAGGCTGAGGTTAAGCCCCTGCGCGCCGATGGGCGGGACCACATGCGCGGCCTCGGCGATCAGGGCGAGGCGCGTCGCGGTAAAGCGGTCGGCGATCTGCGAGATGATGGGCCAGACCGTCACGCGGGTCACGACCTGCAACTGCCCCAACACCCCGGCCGAGCGCTCGTTCGTCGCAGCGGCAAAGGCGTCGGGCGGCAGCGCGGCAAGACGCAGCGCCTCGGGCCCGCGCTCCATCCATACGACTGCCGAGGACGGCTTGCCGTCGCGGTCGGGCAGCGGCACGAGCGTGAAGGGGCCACCCGCGCGGTGGACCTCGGTCGAGACGTTCTCGTGCGGCTGCTCATGCGTGACAGCAAAGGCGAGCGCTTTCTGACCATAGCGCCGGGTGCGCACGCCGATCCCGGCGGCTTGGCGCAAGGTCGAATTGCGCCCATCGGCGGCGATTGCCAGCTGCGCGCTGACATGGCTGCCGTCCGAGAGCGCGACCCGCGCCCGGTCGCCGCGCAGTTGCAGACCGGTGGCGGCGAGGCCGGCGCGAAAGCTGACGTTCGGCATCGCCTCAATCGCCGCCATAGCCTCGCGACGGATCAGCCAGTTGTTGACGTTCCAGCCGAAGGGTTCGGCAGAGATGTCGGCCGCGTCGAAATCGCAGGTCAGCCGCGGGGCAGGGGCGGCGCCCCCGGCATCGACGATGCGCATCCTCTGCAACGGCGTCGCGTGGGGCGCGAGCCTCTCCCAAAGGCCGGAGCGCCGCAGCACCGCAAGCGACGGCGTCAGGAAAGCCGTCGAGCGCAGGTCGGCCCCGTCGGCGCCCTCTGCCGTGACCGGCGGGGCAGGGTCAAGGCACAGCACGCGGTGACCATCGGCGCCGAAGGCAAGCGCCGCGATCAGCCCGGCGGGACCGCCCCCGGCGATGAGAATATCGGTATGAAGATCTGCCTGGTCATCCATGTCGCTCACCAGATTGGTGCGGCCATCATCCGCGCGAGAGTCGGCGTAGCGCCAAGCAGCGACCCAAAGCCCGCGATCAGCATCGAGGTCCGATTCCCCGACCGGGGCGTGTCGACGATTGCCTGGAACATCGGCCCTCCCTCCGCATCGAGCGCGTTACTGGCCGCCGGTCAGTCTGCCACGCCGGGTTGCGCCGGGACAAGCGCGCGCAGAAAGCCGATCAGATCGCGGGTCCGGTGGCCGACATGCACGCCATGATCGTGGTCATCGGCCAGCAGGTCCGGGCCATGCCGCCCCGCTCCGACCAGTACCGTCTGCATGCCCAGCGCGTGGGGCTCGAGAAGGTTACGCGGATCATCCTCGAAAAAAGCCGCGCGCGCGGGATCGAACCCGTCGATCGCGATCACCGCGGCGAAGGCGCGCGCATCTGGCTTGGGATGAAACCCGGTCTCGGCAATGCCATAAACCGCGTCAAAGGCGTCGATTCCCCGATGGCGCAGGACCTTAACGGCATAATCCGCGTCCGCATTGGTGTGCACAATCTTGCGCCCCGGCAGCGCGGCGATGGCCGCCGACAGGTCCGGGTCGGGGGTCAAGACGGAAAAGTCGATGTCATGGACCTCGGCCAGGTAAGGCAGCGGATCGATGCCGTGGTTGTCCATCAGCCCCTTCAGCGTGGTGCCATGCGCGCGCCACCAGTGATCGCGCAGGCGCGCAGCCTCGGGCGCGGCCACGCCAAGCTCGCGCGTGACATAGGCCGACATGCGCTGCTCGATCTGCGCGAACAGCTGCGCCTCGGGGTCATAGAGGGTGTTGTCGAGGTCAAAGACCCAGGTGGTGACATGCGCGAAATCCATGTCCGCGGGGGTAAGCCGCGCACCCGCCGCTTGCAATGGCGCATCCTTGCGGGGCATCGTCTGCCGGTCATGAAAGACGCTTATTCCCTGATCCTGTCTGCCATCGAGGCGGCCGACTACCCGCCGGGCTCGCGCCTGGTCGAGAGCGAACTGGCCGAGCGGTTCGGCGTCTCGCGCACCCCTGTGCGCGAGGCCCTGCAGCGGCTGGAGACGCAGGCCATGGTCACGCGCGATGGACGGTCCCTGATCGTCGCCTCGCTCGATCACGACCAACTGGCAGAGCTCTATACCGTGCGGGCCGAACTGGAGGCGCTGGCAGCCCGGCTGGCCGCACGCCACGCCACCCCGGAGGAGGTGCGCGTGCTGGCGCAGATGGTCGCGGCCGACCGCGGCATCATCCAGGATCCGCAGGCGCTGGCCCGCAGCAACCGGCGATTTCATCACCACATCCATCTTGCAAGTCACAACAGATATCTTGTGAAACAGCTTGAAATCGTTCACAAATCTATGGCTCTGATGGCGCGCACGACCTTTGCCGCCGAGGGCCGCGCGCCGCGTGCACTGGACGAACATCAGGCGGTGGTGGACGCCATTGCCGGTGGCGACGGCGAGGGCGCGGCACTGGCGCTGCGTCAGCATATCTCGCAAGCCTACGAGACGCGCCTTCGCCAGGACGCCGACCTGCCGGCAAACCTGGGCATGGGTCCAAATCCATCGTCCGGACCCGAGCCGCGGCAATGAGCCTGCGCCTGATCGAGACCGAGGAGGACCTGGCCGAGGGCGCCGCCCACCTGGCTGCGGTTTGCCCGGTCTGGGCGCGGGTGCTGCCCGAGCTTGGACCTCTGCCCTTGCGCCGACGAGCTGACGGCTTTGCCGCCTTGGTCAATGCAATTGTCGCCCAGCAGATCTCGACCGCGTCAGCGGCCGCGACCTCGGGACGGATCGTGGCGGCCGGGCTGATGGACGAGGCAGCGGTTCGCGCGGCCGATGATGCGCAGCTGCTGGCCTGCGGCCTCTCGCGGCCCAAGCTGCGCTACATCCGCGCCCTGGCCGAGGCGCAGATGGACTGGGCTGGACTGCGCGATCTTCCCGATGAAGAGGTGACCGTCCGGCTGACCGCGCTGCCGGGGATCGGACGCTGGACGGCCGACATCTACCTGGCCTTTGCGCTGGGCCGGGCCGATGCTTTTGCGCCCGGCGATTTGGCACTGCAGGAATCAGCGCGGCTGATGTATGACCTGCCCGCCCGGCCCGGCCCGGCGGCGATCGAGGCAATGGCCGAGGCGTGGCGGCCCTGGCGCTCGGTTGCGGCGCGGGGGTTGTGGCACTACTACCTCGGCGCCAAGGGTCGCGAGGGGGTGCGGGCATGACACGGGATCTGCAATCGGGCCGGCGCGGCCCGCAGGATGCAACCTCGGCAGTGGTTTTCCTGCACGGTTATGGCGCTGATGGCGCCGACCTGCTGGGGCTTGCCGAGCCTCTGGGGCCGATGCTGCCGGGTACTGCATTCTACGCGCCCGACGCGCCCGAGGCCTGCCGCAACAATCCCTTTGGCCGGCAGTGGTTTCCCATTCCGTGGATGGACGGCTCGACCGAGGCAGATGCGCGCGCCAGCCTGAACGCCTCGGCCGCTGACGTGAACGCCTTTCTGGACACTGTGCTTGCTGCCGAGGGGCTGACCCCGGACCGGCTGGCGGTTGTCGGTTTTTCGCAAGGCACGATGATGGCGCTGCATGTCGTGCCGCGCCGCGCGCAGCCAGTGGCCGGGATCGTCGGTTTCAGCGGCCGGTTGCTCGCGCCGGAACTGCTGGCGGGCGAAGTGCGCTCGCGCCCGCCGATCCTGCTGCTGCATGGCGACCAGGACCCGGTGGTGCCTTTCGCGGATATGGCCGCGGCCGAGACCGGGCTGCGCGACGCGGGGTTCAACGTGGGCGCGCATGTCATGCGCGGCACCGGCCATGGGATCTCGCCCGATGGCCTTGGCGCCGCGCTGGCATTCCTCAAGGCGGTGATGGGCTAGCGCCCCCCTCAGGACCAGAGGGCCGGGTCCGCCAGCTCGACCGAGTTTCCGGCGGGATCGCGCAGGTAGATCGACCTGCCGCCGCGGGGCCATTCGATCTCCGCCTCGATCGGGATGCCGAGCGCTGTCAGGTGGCTGCGCCAGTCATCCAGTCGCGCGGCTGATACGGCGAGGCAGTAGTGCCCCGGTCCGTGCGCGCCATGCGGCGGCACCGGTAGCGGCACATCAGGGGCGGGCGGGGTACTGGTCGCATCCGGGTTGAACACCAGCAGCACCTGCACCGGTGGGCCGTCGGCGACGCGAAAGAACACGTGCCGGCCGGGCTG
Coding sequences within it:
- the epmA gene encoding EF-P lysine aminoacylase EpmA: MTQDHWWRPDRHADRRPALMARGRIQAAIRAWLDAEDFVEVDPAALAVSPGNEAHLHAFATDALSDDGTPRTMYLHTSPEFAMKKLLAGGETRIAAFAHVWRNRERGVLHAPEFTMLEWYRVGADYTALMDDCAALLRMAAMAAGSDVLRYRDAVCDPFVPPQRLSVAEAFAEHAGIDLLASCGAGGTTDRDALAAEMRAAGLRYAEDDTWSDMVSRVLVERVEPRLGHGRATILDRYPAAEAALARPAADDPRVAERFELYACGVELANGFGELTDPAEQRRRFEAEMAEKQRVYGHRYPLDEDFLAALALMPPASGIALGFDRLVMLATAAPSIDAVMWTPVARA
- a CDS encoding isocitrate lyase/PEP mutase family protein: MTQTTRRTDPADRLGQMIAKPRGVLMPGAANALAARLIEDLGYEAIYVTGAGVTNTWFGLPDLGFMGLTDMAAHVTAIRAAVDLPLIVDADTGFGNAVNTWHTVRTLEAAGANAIQLEDQVSPKRCGHFTGKAVVPTSEMVAKIHAACDGRRDPRTLIMARTDARAVEGMAAALDRASAYREAGADILFIEAPESVDELRAIGRHADAPQLVNLVVGGRTPLLPQAELAEMGFAFVLYANIALQAALQGMTQALTALKEGRDVGEASGLVAPFKVRQDVVRKPMTDAMDTKYAGG
- a CDS encoding UbiH/UbiF family hydroxylase, producing MDDQADLHTDILIAGGGPAGLIAALAFGADGHRVLCLDPAPPVTAEGADGADLRSTAFLTPSLAVLRRSGLWERLAPHATPLQRMRIVDAGGAAPAPRLTCDFDAADISAEPFGWNVNNWLIRREAMAAIEAMPNVSFRAGLAATGLQLRGDRARVALSDGSHVSAQLAIAADGRNSTLRQAAGIGVRTRRYGQKALAFAVTHEQPHENVSTEVHRAGGPFTLVPLPDRDGKPSSAVVWMERGPEALRLAALPPDAFAAATNERSAGVLGQLQVVTRVTVWPIISQIADRFTATRLALIAEAAHVVPPIGAQGLNLSLADLGELLDLSRDAPGSAESLATYDRRRRAEGQLRLSGIDLLNRVSMADAQPLRDLRAAGLGLLHGVPAVRRLAMRAGLGLR
- a CDS encoding pyrimidine 5'-nucleotidase, producing the protein MDFAHVTTWVFDLDNTLYDPEAQLFAQIEQRMSAYVTRELGVAAPEAARLRDHWWRAHGTTLKGLMDNHGIDPLPYLAEVHDIDFSVLTPDPDLSAAIAALPGRKIVHTNADADYAVKVLRHRGIDAFDAVYGIAETGFHPKPDARAFAAVIAIDGFDPARAAFFEDDPRNLLEPHALGMQTVLVGAGRHGPDLLADDHDHGVHVGHRTRDLIGFLRALVPAQPGVAD
- a CDS encoding GntR family transcriptional regulator; translated protein: MKDAYSLILSAIEAADYPPGSRLVESELAERFGVSRTPVREALQRLETQAMVTRDGRSLIVASLDHDQLAELYTVRAELEALAARLAARHATPEEVRVLAQMVAADRGIIQDPQALARSNRRFHHHIHLASHNRYLVKQLEIVHKSMALMARTTFAAEGRAPRALDEHQAVVDAIAGGDGEGAALALRQHISQAYETRLRQDADLPANLGMGPNPSSGPEPRQ
- a CDS encoding DNA-3-methyladenine glycosylase family protein, with the translated sequence MSLRLIETEEDLAEGAAHLAAVCPVWARVLPELGPLPLRRRADGFAALVNAIVAQQISTASAAATSGRIVAAGLMDEAAVRAADDAQLLACGLSRPKLRYIRALAEAQMDWAGLRDLPDEEVTVRLTALPGIGRWTADIYLAFALGRADAFAPGDLALQESARLMYDLPARPGPAAIEAMAEAWRPWRSVAARGLWHYYLGAKGREGVRA
- a CDS encoding alpha/beta hydrolase translates to MTRDLQSGRRGPQDATSAVVFLHGYGADGADLLGLAEPLGPMLPGTAFYAPDAPEACRNNPFGRQWFPIPWMDGSTEADARASLNASAADVNAFLDTVLAAEGLTPDRLAVVGFSQGTMMALHVVPRRAQPVAGIVGFSGRLLAPELLAGEVRSRPPILLLHGDQDPVVPFADMAAAETGLRDAGFNVGAHVMRGTGHGISPDGLGAALAFLKAVMG
- a CDS encoding VOC family protein — encoded protein: MSDEPRPVQAPAPETSPDTSPDPARVPASRPPPVQGTLESVLYAQDLDAAEDFWTRVMGLAAFQRQPGRHVFFRVADGPPVQVLLVFNPDATSTPPAPDVPLPVPPHGAHGPGHYCLAVSAARLDDWRSHLTALGIPIEAEIEWPRGGRSIYLRDPAGNSVELADPALWS